From a region of the Carbonactinospora thermoautotrophica genome:
- a CDS encoding ABC transporter substrate-binding protein translates to MKNPVKTVGVRGEAAPWDRRRFLGGGLALTGGLLLQGCGGESRGTGAGPERLRVAYQSALAHRGILLAATGYAQRALGVPVTFTLQASGPAISQMFAQGQLDVAYMGPVPALIAIDKGVPIRMVAANHWYGYSVVGRKGEVKTVAELGGDRIAAARQFQGKTIGAFAKGSSQDIICRWFFAQAGMREGRDYTIRNYQGPDAINLMRAGALDGFVEYFENVAIAVREGYDAVIRGEDLWPGIDNFVVVRQELLERYPAFVDAYLRVDADVARFATAYPKDYARLAAPVLKVTEADAVTRITFDTRFCPSPDDASLAAVFELVPAMKAAGYLTGEPTQERAMDLSHVRRVVGPARPCDGKAAPDASLYHRVTGR, encoded by the coding sequence GTGAAGAACCCTGTGAAGACGGTTGGTGTGCGCGGGGAGGCGGCGCCGTGGGACCGGCGCCGCTTCCTCGGCGGTGGTCTCGCCCTCACCGGCGGCTTGCTCCTCCAAGGATGCGGCGGGGAGAGCCGGGGGACCGGCGCCGGCCCTGAGCGGCTGCGGGTCGCCTATCAGTCCGCGCTCGCTCACCGCGGGATTCTGTTGGCCGCGACCGGCTATGCCCAGCGGGCACTGGGGGTGCCGGTGACGTTCACCCTCCAGGCCAGCGGCCCGGCGATCTCCCAAATGTTCGCCCAGGGTCAGCTTGACGTGGCCTACATGGGTCCGGTGCCCGCCCTGATCGCCATCGACAAGGGCGTCCCGATCCGCATGGTGGCTGCCAATCACTGGTACGGCTACAGCGTGGTGGGTCGCAAGGGCGAGGTGAAGACCGTCGCCGAACTCGGTGGCGACCGCATCGCCGCGGCTCGCCAGTTCCAGGGCAAGACCATCGGCGCGTTCGCCAAGGGCTCGTCCCAGGACATCATCTGCCGCTGGTTCTTCGCCCAGGCAGGCATGCGGGAGGGGCGCGACTACACGATCCGCAATTACCAGGGACCCGACGCCATCAACCTGATGCGGGCGGGCGCGCTGGACGGATTCGTGGAGTACTTCGAGAACGTCGCCATCGCGGTGCGCGAGGGCTACGACGCGGTGATCCGGGGCGAGGACCTCTGGCCGGGCATCGACAACTTCGTGGTCGTCCGGCAGGAGCTGCTCGAGCGCTACCCGGCGTTCGTCGACGCCTACCTGCGCGTCGACGCCGATGTGGCCCGCTTCGCGACGGCATACCCCAAGGACTACGCGCGGCTCGCCGCGCCCGTCCTCAAGGTGACCGAGGCCGACGCCGTCACCCGTATCACCTTCGACACCCGCTTCTGCCCCTCACCCGACGACGCCTCGCTCGCCGCCGTGTTCGAGTTGGTGCCGGCGATGAAGGCGGCGGGCTATCTCACCGGCGAGCCCACCCAGGAGCGGGCGATGGACCTGTCCCATGTGCGCCGAGTGGTCGGCCCTGCCCGGCCCTGCGACGGAAAGGCCGCTCCCGATGCCTCCCTCTACCACCGTGTCACCGGACGGTGA
- a CDS encoding ABC transporter permease, whose translation MPAAILALWWFVTSRSFVAPYLLPSPGAVWRAGWQEVASGDLLRSAAASLERVGFGVGVGGVLGLAVGALVGWSRWAAALLEPTLDLLRHIPPLAWVPFALLWFKGGLLSAAFIVLLVSFFPVFIGTAHALRSVPVRLLDMARTTGASRRRTLVSVALPAALPQIVASLRVALGGGWMAVVAAEYFGYRHGLGALAFNAYQVLRADLVVVAMIAIGLLGLLIDLVVRLFADRLVWWGGR comes from the coding sequence GTGCCGGCCGCGATCCTCGCGCTGTGGTGGTTCGTGACCAGCCGCAGCTTCGTGGCGCCGTACCTGCTGCCGTCGCCGGGGGCGGTGTGGCGGGCGGGCTGGCAGGAGGTGGCGAGCGGTGACCTGCTGCGCAGCGCGGCGGCGAGCCTTGAGCGGGTCGGGTTCGGCGTGGGCGTGGGTGGCGTGCTCGGGCTCGCCGTCGGCGCGCTGGTCGGCTGGTCCCGCTGGGCCGCGGCGCTTCTGGAGCCCACGCTCGACCTCCTCCGTCACATCCCTCCGCTGGCGTGGGTGCCGTTCGCGCTGCTGTGGTTCAAGGGCGGGCTGCTGTCGGCCGCGTTCATCGTGCTGCTGGTGAGCTTCTTCCCCGTGTTCATCGGCACCGCCCACGCGCTGCGCTCGGTCCCGGTACGCCTGCTCGACATGGCCCGCACCACGGGCGCGAGCAGGCGGCGGACACTGGTGAGCGTGGCGCTGCCGGCCGCGCTCCCGCAGATCGTCGCGTCGCTGCGGGTCGCCCTGGGCGGAGGTTGGATGGCGGTGGTCGCGGCCGAGTACTTCGGCTACCGTCACGGCCTCGGCGCGCTCGCGTTCAACGCCTATCAGGTGCTCCGCGCCGACCTGGTCGTGGTGGCGATGATCGCCATCGGCCTCCTGGGGCTCCTCATCGACCTCGTCGTGCGTCTGTTCGCGGACCGACTCGTGTGGTGGGGTGGGCGATGA